CGGGCGGTCCGGCGCGGACGATCGCGGTATGGTACGACATCAAGAAGGGCGGCAACGAACCCGGCACCAAATGGCTCGCCGACCTGCGCGCCTGGTGGCGCAAGGGCGGGCGCAGCCTGTCACTGCCGGCGAACGGCATCAGCGGTGCGACCCGCGCGCCGGGAACCCACAGCATCCCGCTGCCGGCGGACCTGAAGCCGGGCGCCTACACGTTGAACGTCGAGGCCGCGCGCGAAACCGGTGGTCGCGAGCTCGTCCAAGTGCCGCTGACCGTCCCGAACAAGCCCGCGCGCGCCAGCGGCAGCCACGAACTCGGCGCCGTTACCATTGCCGCCCGCTAAGGAATCC
The nucleotide sequence above comes from Roseomonas aeriglobus. Encoded proteins:
- a CDS encoding DUF2271 domain-containing protein yields the protein MRLASPVLIAGVLAAPATAGTVSVTIPKLSVAEYHRPYVAVWIEPAAGGPARTIAVWYDIKKGGNEPGTKWLADLRAWWRKGGRSLSLPANGISGATRAPGTHSIPLPADLKPGAYTLNVEAARETGGRELVQVPLTVPNKPARASGSHELGAVTIAAR